One Flavobacterium sp. 90 DNA segment encodes these proteins:
- a CDS encoding pyocin knob domain-containing protein translates to MATSINTILGWFKTGNKPTQTQFWNSWQSFWHKDEAIPQSSITNLKSTLDSKTDESQFESHKIDTAAHTTLFAAKEDKTQKGISNGYAPLNSFTKLASQYLDIINDLVSGGSTSLLSAEQGVILQNQINNINTLLASDNSNLNTIQEIVDAIETIQTSLNSILINDLTTGGTTKALTAEMGKLLQNTKVDKSTGKSLLADTEINRLATIVNYVHPANHPPGIIAQDTNNRFVTDVEKATWNAKQNSLGFTPENASNKNVANGYAGLGVDGKLISSQIPSITINDTFVVASETEMLALAVETGDLAVRSDLNKSFILKGKNPTLLSDWQELLTPTSDVTTVFGRKGAITAQTGDYAADQITETATKKFQSANQQTFNDVTSSIQTQLDSKVSNATHTGDATGSTVLTVKGINGTLLSGLATGILKNTTNTGVPVIATASDFPILNQNTTGTANNATNLGGQSSTYYAPINSPTFQGIPTGPTPSLGTNTNQLATAAFVALTDFENVKKSGNQTINGNKGFEGNVTFNTGALYLKQPSGTAYNMLMTIPDGIIITHNSNGDFRTDVTSKGIKFGRAAVQAELNTDNLTTSRTFLIPDKAGTIALKGDFLTTPVGDTVKPALVIPNGNLTTIPQDGAIERDWYGILWETHGGVREKISVPDVPYKSITNLNTLFTSYRRSSVNTCQVNSQSEFAPDTAPSWGMLTSCKTDDAGDYGTQTYISMGSIPNTYVRNCNNGTWSAWVKLN, encoded by the coding sequence ATGGCAACAAGTATTAATACCATTTTGGGCTGGTTTAAAACTGGCAACAAACCAACTCAAACACAATTTTGGAATTCCTGGCAAAGCTTTTGGCATAAAGATGAGGCAATACCACAAAGCAGTATAACCAATCTGAAAAGTACACTGGATTCTAAAACAGATGAATCGCAATTCGAAAGTCATAAAATTGACACAGCAGCACATACTACTTTATTTGCTGCCAAAGAAGATAAAACTCAAAAAGGTATTTCTAATGGATATGCTCCTTTAAACAGTTTTACAAAATTGGCAAGTCAATATTTAGATATAATAAATGACTTGGTTTCCGGTGGTTCTACTTCGCTTTTAAGTGCGGAACAAGGTGTAATTCTGCAAAACCAAATTAACAATATAAATACGTTGTTGGCTTCAGATAATAGTAACTTAAATACTATTCAGGAAATTGTTGATGCTATTGAAACCATTCAAACTTCATTAAATTCTATTTTGATAAATGACCTGACAACCGGCGGAACAACCAAAGCTTTGACTGCCGAAATGGGAAAACTATTGCAGAATACCAAAGTAGATAAATCTACAGGAAAAAGTTTGCTTGCAGACACAGAAATTAATCGTCTTGCAACAATCGTAAATTATGTACATCCTGCAAATCATCCGCCAGGTATTATTGCTCAGGACACAAATAATAGATTTGTAACAGATGTTGAGAAAGCAACTTGGAATGCTAAACAAAATTCACTTGGATTTACTCCTGAAAATGCCAGCAATAAAAATGTAGCAAACGGATATGCCGGACTTGGTGTTGACGGAAAACTGATCTCTTCACAGATTCCTTCAATAACCATAAATGACACTTTTGTAGTTGCTTCAGAAACTGAAATGCTGGCTCTAGCTGTAGAAACCGGAGACCTGGCAGTAAGATCTGATTTAAATAAATCTTTTATCTTAAAAGGTAAAAATCCAACATTATTATCAGATTGGCAGGAATTGCTTACACCAACTAGTGATGTAACAACCGTTTTTGGCCGTAAAGGTGCAATTACAGCCCAAACTGGAGATTATGCAGCTGACCAAATCACCGAAACAGCAACAAAAAAATTCCAATCTGCAAATCAACAAACATTTAATGATGTAACTTCCAGCATTCAAACACAATTAGATTCAAAAGTATCAAATGCAACTCATACAGGTGATGCAACTGGTTCAACTGTTTTGACTGTAAAAGGAATTAATGGAACTTTACTTTCAGGATTAGCAACCGGTATTTTGAAAAACACAACTAATACCGGTGTTCCAGTAATTGCAACGGCGAGTGATTTTCCAATATTAAATCAAAATACTACAGGTACAGCAAATAATGCGACAAATCTTGGTGGGCAATCCTCTACATATTATGCTCCAATTAATTCACCAACATTTCAAGGAATCCCAACAGGTCCAACACCATCATTAGGAACAAACACCAATCAATTAGCCACTGCAGCTTTTGTTGCACTTACAGATTTTGAAAATGTAAAGAAATCCGGAAATCAAACCATAAACGGTAATAAAGGTTTTGAGGGGAATGTAACATTTAACACGGGAGCCCTCTATTTAAAGCAGCCTTCTGGTACAGCATACAATATGTTAATGACAATACCGGATGGAATAATAATTACCCATAATTCTAATGGCGACTTTAGAACAGATGTAACCTCAAAAGGGATAAAATTTGGTCGAGCAGCTGTTCAAGCGGAATTAAATACAGATAATCTAACAACTTCAAGAACTTTTCTAATACCAGATAAAGCAGGAACAATAGCATTAAAAGGAGATTTTTTAACAACTCCCGTAGGAGACACTGTAAAACCTGCATTGGTAATTCCAAATGGAAATTTAACTACCATTCCACAAGATGGAGCAATAGAACGTGATTGGTACGGAATATTGTGGGAAACTCATGGCGGAGTAAGAGAAAAAATAAGCGTTCCCGATGTTCCTTATAAAAGTATTACGAATTTAAATACTCTATTTACAAGTTACAGACGAAGTTCTGTTAATACTTGTCAGGTAAATTCTCAAAGTGAATTTGCCCCTGATACTGCTCCTTCATGGGGAATGTTAACTAGCTGCAAAACAGATGATGCTGGCGATTATGGAACTCAAACCTATATTTCAATGGGGTCAATACCTAATACTTATGTTCGAAATTGCAACAACGGAACATGGTCAGCATGGGTGAAATTAAATTAA